A genomic region of Caenorhabditis elegans chromosome V contains the following coding sequences:
- the hpo-26 gene encoding CC domain-containing protein (Confirmed by transcript evidence), which translates to MKLAILFVLIPLISANMRDTASVSQESTEVARPRPKRQIYYLCGNFPNQYLSLTPCNSGCSTCNCNTATCSTSSYCQQIRSNWRCINGCCRVPNYEPTLPPTTTRSPVNPNPVCGGRETSGGYCRSGNVCGSGYMCNDNNVCCRCSYGTSIGPCVNGQCPDNTYCSPTNNCCPYLVSG; encoded by the exons ATGAAGTTGGCAATTCTTTTTGTCCTAATTCCACTTATCTCTGCTAATATGAGAGATACTGCGAGCGTTAGCCAAGAGAGCACAGAAGTTGCTCGTCCTCGACCGAAGCGACAGATTTATTATTTAtgcggaaattttccaaatcaatATCTCAGCTTAACAC catgCAACTCTGGCTGCAGTACCTGCAACTGTAACACAGCCACATGCAGCACTTCAAGCTACTGCCAGCAGATTCGCAGTAATTGGAGATGTATCAACGGTTGCTGTAGAGTGCCGAACTATGAGCCAACTCTTCCACCGACTACCACAAGATCTCCAGTGAACCCGAATCCAGTTTGTGGAGGACGCGAAACGTCTGGTGGATACTGTAGATCTGGAAACGTTTGTGGTTCCGGATACATGTGCAATGATAACAATGTGTGCTGTAGATGTTCGTATGGTACGTCGATTG GTCCATGTGTGAATGGTCAATGTCCCGACAATACCTACTGTTCGCCTACAAATAATTGCTGTCCATATCTTGTCTCTGgttaa